The window tagtggttagaactctgctacgctttcactgccaagggctctggttccatctctggttgtagaactaagattctgcaagccaaatggcacagccaaaaaacaaaaataatcacaagaggaaaaaaaaaattacttccacTTGGAAGACCCAGACATTTCTGGCAGTTGAACAAAGCTAAGAAAAGCCCAATGACAACAGATTTTCTACTGGTCATAGAAAGGGCTTCTCCGTGGCTGGTTCTTAGGGTACAAGAGAAGTCCGGAAAGGTAGGTTGGGGGCTAGATTACCCAGTTCCTTGAAAGCTGGGGTTTATAAGTGATAGTGAATCATCAGAAGTTTCGTGTGTATGTGTAGGTATGTGggtgccatttttccaaaagCCTGTTATTTTACATGATTCCTACAAAAGGTAGGCAAGGATCAGTCATTGGACTAATGGGAAAATAGAGATAAAGTCATTTTTCCAAGATACCCTGCAAATCCTTCACCATGATGATGACAGTAATGAAAGTAGTACCAGCTAAGCATTTTCTAGACACCAGctcctgttctaagcactttataggCATAATTGTATTTATTCCTCTGAACAACCGTAAGAACTAGGTACTGATGTTATACCCatgtcacagatgaagaaatatgaGACAGAGCAGTTAGGTAACTTGTCCAGGGACACACAACTTGTAAGAAGCAaggctagggattgaacctgggccctctagCGCCAGCCTCTGCTTTTAGTTGCTAGGTTCCTAGGTAACTGGGATTTTTAAACAGGCAAGTGCCCGGGTCAGACTTGCAGCCATGTTATTTGGTTATagtgtgaggatgaaatgaaggAGAGCGAGATCTGAGAGGAGGCTGCTGTAACTGCCCAAatgtagcagtagcagcacttgctgctgctgctaagtcgcttcagtcgtgtctgactctgtgtgaccccacagacggcagcccaccaggctcccccgtccctgggattctctagacaaaaacactggagtgggttgccatgtccttctccaatgcatgaaagtgaaaagtgaaagtgaagtcgctcagtcgtgtccgactcttagtgaccccatggactgcagcccaccaggttcctccatccatgggattttccaggcaagtactggagtggggtgccattgccttctctggatgaaCACTTGAGTCGGAAACAAATGTAACATCTAACTGGGAGACAGAATTAGGGCCTGGTGGGGATGGCACACAGCGTGTTATGTTTGGCAATCTGTCTTTCTTATCAGACTGCACAGTTTGAGGGCAGGGGGCTGCCTGTCCTGTTCACTCTCATCAACTTTGAACATCCTAGGTGCTCAATCAATATTAGTCAAATGAATGAATTAGAAGGAATCTTAGGGATTGCAAATGTTTTCCTTTAGTGCCTAGGGGCTGGTGGTGATCATTTAAGGCAGGGAAGACCGGCACTGGAGCTGGGCCAGGGGATGTTCTAGAGATGCTGTTCAGTTGGGACATGTTATGTTTGTCTGGCAGATGACTGGCTGTAATCACAGCAAACACTTTTGTAGATgtactgtgttccaggcactattctaagcagCTTTTATATATAGGTGTCTTTGTTGTCCAGATCAGTAGCAGATACGAACTGACTGAACCTTCACTGCTCCAACTCCTTGGGATGAGTGCTAGCATCATCATCATCCTTATTTAGGAGAACGGGACACTGAAGAGTAAACTAACGGCCCAAGGCCATATAACAGCTGCTGAGTTGGGACTGATCAGGGCAATCAGGCTCCAGGCACTTAACCAGCCTGTActtgcctcagcagagcccagagGTCTGTGTTCAGCTTTAGTCTAGAACCAGAACCTTCCAGAGTCAGTAAATACTCTGTGTAGCACCAGGGGATTGACAGTCATGAGTCATCACTGTCTTCACCAGCAAACCAAGAAAGGCCTGGCTCTTCAAGTGTGGGtgtggagactggtgggctggtTCAGGCTGTGTCACAAGGACCCTCAGATCCCTCCGTCCCCAGGGCTGGTGCAGAATGGGCTGTGTGTTCCGAGCAGCCTTTAAAGGCTGCCCTTATTCACCTCAAGACCCCTCTGCTCACTCTGAGTTACAGTGGGTCCCACAGCCCCAGGACAAAGGGGATTTGCAGGGAGGGCTGGGAGATGGTGAGTGTCCAAGGAAGTGTCCTTGGAGGGGTGGGTAAGAGTTAACTCCTCCCCATAACCCAattctctattttttctctttctcttctcttcccgaCCCTTCTCTCCCCACTGTTCCCAGCTGTCCTAACTGTCTTCACTCACACCCCCACCCCTCGCATCCCAATGGGACAAGATGCCTTGCTGGACTTGAGCTTTGCCTACGTGCCCCTCACCCCCAAGGCTCCTTCTCTGGCCCCAGGTCCCCCTCCCTTTGGGCTGGAGTGGCGACGCCAGCACCTGGGTAAGGGGCACCTGCTGCTAGCTGTGACTCCTGGACTGAATGGGCAGGTGCCAGCTGCCCAAGAGGGGGCAGTGGCATTTGCTGCTTGGGATGACGATGAGCCCTGGGGGCCATGGACCGGAAATGGGACCTTCTGGCTGCCTGCAGTTCGGCCCTCCCAGGAGGGTACCTATCTGGCTACTGTTCACCTGCCATACCTGCAAGGGCAGATCACCCTGGAGCTTGCTGTACAGAGTGAGTGAGGATATGGCGATTCTCATGGGTAGACGATGGTCACTAGGATTGTAGGGACTCCATGATGGGAGGATAGTGGAGAAAAGGGTGCTGGGTGAATACGGGGAGATAGACTGGGGTCCCTGGGAGTCAGAGGGGCAATGGGTAAAGGGTTCCTAGGGATCTAAAGGGCTTTGGGATGGAGGTTCCCGAATCTGAAGAAGGGGTCCCTGAGGCTGGGGACATGGCATGGAGATTCCTGCGAAACACCAATGGGGAGATGGTGGGCTCCCCAACCTGGGAGGAAACCCCTAAACCCTCTCAGTACGGGGAGCCGAAGGGCACACAGAGGGCCTCTGAGGGAGGGCTGTGTAGATCAATTCCCCatgctcctttcttcctctctccctagAACCCCCCAAGGTGGCCCTGAAACCAGAGCCTCTTGTATGGGCTGCTCCTGGGGAGGCACCCCCAGAGCTGCTCTGCCTCGTGTCCCACTTCTACCCCTCCCATGGGCTGGAGGTGGAGTGGGAGCTTCGGGGTGGCCCAGAGGGTCGCTTTcagaaggctgagggccagagGTGGCTCTCGGCCCTGAGACATCACTCAGATGGCTCTTTGAGCCTCTCCGCACACCTGCAGCCGCCCCCGGTCACCAGTGAGCAGCATGGGGCCCGCTATGCCTGCCGAGTCCACCACCCCAGCCTGTCCACCCTGGGGCGCAGCGCTGAGGTCACCCTGCAGGTGGCTGGTAAGAGTCTGGAGGATGGAGAAATGGGGTGGCGCTGGGGAGGTGTGCCTGGGAATTTCAGACTCACTCTCTTGCCCCTTCTGCCTGCCAGGTCTCTCTGGGCCCTCTCTGGAGGACGGCATTGGTCTCTTCCTGTctgcctttctcctccttgggctCCTCAAGGCACTGGGCTGGGCTGGTGAGTGTGAGCCCCACCCAAACTGGGACCCTTGAGAGGCAAGACATTATCTGCCTCCTCCCAAAGAAGTCTGACACTCATCCCTTTGCCCTACTgctcccccatcccatctcttCTCAATCTCTCTCCACAGCTGCCTACCTGACCACACAGAATTCAATGGAAAAGGTAACAACACTccactttcctttatttttcccttctcaTTTTATCCCCTTTCCCCAACTCCTCACCCAAGAGGGCGGCTGCTGGCCTGGTGGGCAGAATCCAGCCTTGGAATTCACACAGACCTGCATTAAATCCCGCCACCTCAAACAGGCTACACCTGTTAACTTGGgtgtaaggaaggaaaaaatgactTAGGCAGTGATATCCTATAGAAATATAACACAAGGCACATATGTAAATTTAAATGCATAGTCTAGGGACTGCATTAAAAAGGTAAAAGATATCTAATATATCCAAAATGTTGGCATGGCAACATGTCATCAGTATAAGAAATTATAGTGTTTTCTCCATCCTGAGTCTTCaaaaacagtgttttttttttaaacctcagtaTGGACTAGCCATATTTCAAATGCTCAACAGACACAAGTGAGTGGTGGCTACTGTACTGGTCAGCAGAGCCTCAGAGGACTGTTGGAAGGATTTAAGGAGATATGGCATCTCCTTTGAAAGATGCAGGAGCAGAAGCACTTGGTGCTGCATCTGCCAGGCTTAAAATACACAGAAAGCGTTAGCCTCTTTCTGCTGCCACCTCTGTGCCCATGACACTCACCTGTCTCTGGACTGACCATGAGCACTTCACCCTGCTTTCTAATACCCTGAATTCCTcacctttttatttctcttccagaaaacagagtGAAACTAACTCAGCACCATCCTGGGGAAGCCACCATCCTCTCCGGTCTAAGCTACTGTAATAACTCCCCAAATTGTATGCCCTCTGTTCCTGCTCCCTCCAGTCTCtctccactgagccactggaatgCTTCCTGAAAAGACACAAGGCATTCACCTCCTTAGGACTCTAGAGCAGCGGTTCTCAAAATTTTTGGTCTCAGGatctcttaaaaattattaaggacTCTATAAAGCTTTCACTTATGTAGATTATAAGCCACAGATATTTACTGTACTGTTCTCAAAACTGAGAACAATTTAACACACGGGAAGACACAAGCACACGTTCCATTAGCTGTGGGGACGATGTCAGTACATGTCATGTAGCTTCAGGAAAACGCCAGTGTAGGTTCTTTAGTGACCGAGAGTGAAAAGGCAAGTAAAAGTTTAGGATTGCTATGAAAATAGGCTAAACCTCACGTAGCCCTTGAAATAGTCTCAGGGACATCTGGGACAGGAACCGGTGCTCTAGAGGCCAAATCCATTCTTTCCTGCCCTGACTCAGTGCATCCCTGCCCTCCAGCCACTGCTCCGCTTAGCGCTCTGCCGCCCTCCTCCCGATGCTCATTACACCTAAAGCTGATCCTTTTCTCCATGGCCTCCCACTCCCTCTGGGTCCCAGAGCGTTGTTGTCTCTGCCTGGGCTACGGACCAGGTCAGCCTCGCCCCCTCAGACCGCCGCGTGTCCCTCGGGTGCGGTTCACCACGGTTGTATTTAAGTGATTGTGCGAGTCGTTGTTAAAAGCCTGCCTCCCTGCCCGGACTGTTGGCTCCTCGAAGGCTGGGACGACCCTGTCCTTTCCCTGCGGTGTCTCCCGCGCCTGCACAGGGCCCACTGGAGGGCGCTCAATTTAAGAAGTTAGCCTTTTTTTCGTCCGAAAGATTAAAAAATGTGTTGAATCAAATGAACTACTGGAAGAAGGAAGCAGCGGCTCGGCTGAGGGGGACCTTCGAGGGCCAGGTCGGTCGGCCCGACGGACGCAGGGTGCGGGTCTAATCGTGTGGGAATAAACTCGTTGCAGTGTTTTCAAAGGGGACGTCTCAGTTCTACCTCAGGGACCCTCTTTCCAGGCGCTGAGACACTTCCACTCCCCCGTGGTTCCTTCCCACGGCCTGCCTCTAACGCCTTGGCGGCACCCAACGCCCCTTTGGAAGGGACTGAAGCTGGGCGCCACCCACGGCCGACACCGTGCCCTCAGGCCGCGGGCACTCGCGGGGGACCAGGGCAGCGGAGAGGCCGGCCTCGGCGCCGGAAACAACCCCCGGCGCCCTCTCTGGGACCGGAAGTGGCGGCTTCCTGCCCCGCCCACTCCCGAGCGGGTGAGGAGCCCCGGGCTCCCCCGAAAACCCGGAGCGGATTTTGGCCCGCTACTCGCGTGGGTTGGGGCCGAGTGGAGCCCCCGCGGCCCGGAGAAACTGGGTCCGTCCCCCCTGACACGCTCCCCGCGGGAGTTTTAGCCTCGCGGTGTGCGAGGAGCGGAATGTTAGATTCGGCTCTCGCCCTTCCCCGGGGGCTGGAAACAGGAATCCCTGTCCCCACTCAGCGCAGAGCAACGTGGGCTCCAGGCTCCCCGAGCACTGTCGGGCTGGAGACCCGGGCTCCTGGGTCCCAGCCCCCAAGCGTCCAGCGCTCCTCTAAGTCCGCGGCCGTGGCTCCTGTCCTCACTTCCTTCCCTTTTGGCTCCTGCTCTCGGGGCGGGCGGACGTCGGGGGGGAGCGGAAAGGGCGGGAGGGCCCGGGAGTCTGGCGGGGCGAGGGGGGGGGGCGTACAAGGGGGTGCGGAAAAGCCGGGACGGGCTCGGTCCGGGGACGTGATCGGGGGCCGGAGACCGACGGGAACGGCAACTCGGGAGCCGCGCTGCCCCCACCCGTCCTGAGCAGGTCAGAGCCAGAGCCCCCCGTAACCCCGCCCGAGCCCGTGCTCCTGACCCCCGGTCCACACAACGCCAGGCCCCGTGTGCCCCTGCAGCGttgccccccgccccacctccccGCGGGGCTTCCCGGCGACTACCTGGAGCCCACCTTCTGGGGCCCCGAGCCCCCCTGACAGCCCCCTCCCCGCTCCTGTCTCTCCTCAGGCGCCCCCATGGCCCGACCCCGCTGACTCCTTCAGCCGGCCATGCTCCCGCGGCCCCTGCGGCTGCTGTGGGACACGAGCCCCCCCGGGGGAGTCGTGCTGAGCAGCTTCCGGAGTCGAGACCCCGAAGAGGGTGGGGGCCCCAGtggccggggcgggggcggggggcaggaggaggaagacgacgacgacgacgacgaggTGAGGCGCGGGCGGCATGTGTCCCGGAGACTCTCCCCGCTGCGAGTCTGTGTCCCTGCGTCGCTTCCTGCCTCAGCCCTTGCTGCGCCTCTCGCCGGAGTCGGCCCGTGTCCCCCAGCGGGGAGCCCCGGCGTTTCCGAGGTTCTGTGCGGCACAGACACTCAGGAGCCTGCCCCGTTCGCGCACGACGCGTGTGGCTGGCTGGCCTGCGGGTCCCTAGCCCTCTCCGCCCGTGCTCGAGTGGCCCGTCCCTCCGGGCGTGGAGTCTAGGTCCCTGTTTCCCTCCGGGCGTGGAGTCTAGGTCCCTGTCTCCCTCCGGGTGTCTGTTTGGCGGGGAGGGGTTTGTTTCCACAGTAACCCGCTCCTCCGACTCCGGGATTGGGGAGGGAACCCTTCTATTTCGTGACCCCTCCCCGCTCCGCCGCCTGGGGCTGGGCGGAGGTGGGGAGCCGAGGCTCTCGGACCGTCGAGGGCGGTCCCGGGCCGAGTGGCTGGTGGTCACCTGCTTCTCTCCGGGGCTAGTGGCAGGAGTAGGATTCGGGCCTTAAGAGGGGCCGAAAGTTGGATTTGGGGCCCCGAGGTTTTGGACACTCTTGTCCAGAGTCTGGGTGAGGACTGACTGGGTGACTAGCAGGGCTGGTTTTTCGGGATCGGTTGGGGGAGCGGCCGGGGTCACATGACTCTGTGAGTCtaaaccaccccccgccccccaacacacacaccatccccacttccctttctccttcctgtaTTGGGATCGGCGCCGCCGCCCCGAGGGGGGTCTCCAGAGCTGAGGAGGGACCCGGAGAAAGGGGGCTAAGGGGACTTACTCTTTGGGCTTGGCTAGTTCCTGCGGGGGAGGGCGGAGCATGCGGTTGTGCCTGTGACTGAGGTTTCAGCTTCTCTAGATCGCTGCCTCAGGCTTTCTGCCTCTCTTGCTTCCCCCTCCTCCTACCTTTGCACCTTGATTCTTGGCTGTTCAAGGGTTCAGCTCTGGGGGGAAGGGGCTGCAGCAGTCACCAGGCTCAGGGTTCCTGCATTCCATCCAACTCCCCACTGCAACCCCTTAGACTTCACCGGGCCTTGAGGCGGCTTGGGGGGGGCTGTCTGGGCCCCAGTGGGGAAGACCTGGGGTCACCAGCCCCCCCAACCCCTCGTACTCGCTGGTACTGTCCCCCTCCGCAACAGGTGAGGGGCACAGGGAGGAGCAGGGCTTGGGGGTGAGGCTTGagcagtggggtggggtgtggaacCATCTGACCTCCCCTTCTTGCTCCTCCAGGCCCCCGTGTCtgtctgggaggaggaggaggatggtgcTACCTTTACAGTCACAAGTCGCCAGTATCAGCCTCTTGATTCCTTGGTGAGATTATAACTTTGATGTCTCACCTCTGACCTACCACCTCCCAGTTCCCCTTCCTCCCACTGACTTTCTGGCCAGAATACTAGGTTGGAGGTTTGGAGACTGGACTCAGCTGTGTGACTTAGTTCGAGTCATTTGCCCTCTCTGAATCCTAATACAATGAGGCTGAATCATCTCCTAGGTCTGGGATTTCTCCCAGAGATCTAGCGGGGGAGAGTTGAAAAAAGGGTCAGTGGCTGGTGCTCTGTCTCCCCCAGGCCCCAAGGCCTCCTCTGCGTTCCTCCCGGAAACTCCGAGCTGGCACCCTGGAGGCCCTGGTCAGACACCTGCTGGACGCCCGTACATCAGGGGCTGACATGACCTTCACAGCAGCCTTCCTGGCCACTCACCGGGCTTTCACCTCCACGCCTGCCCTGCTAGGGCTTATGGTTGACAGGTCAGGCTACTAAAGGACCGAGGGTCATTGACATGTCTTGACTTTCTAAAGCCAGAACATCCCACCCAAATAGTCAAAACCGCTAGGGTTTTGGAAAACATGGACACATAGAatctcttcccttccccaggcTGGAAGCTCTTGAATCTCATCCTGCTGATGAGCTAGAGAGGACAAAAGGGTAAGTGACCCCTGATTCTGACTTCACGGTTTTCTCCGGCCAAGCAGCAGCCTGACACCTAATCCCCGGTGAATTCCCCTTCTCCCAGGGTAGCCATCTCTGTACTGTCAACCTGGCTGGCCTCTCACCCTGAGGATTTTGGCTCTGAGGTCAAGGGTCAGCTTGACCGGCTTGAGAGCTTCTTTCTTCGGACAGGGTATGCAGCAGGGGAGGGTATTGTGGGGGGCGGCGCTGACCTCATCCGCAACCTCCGGTCCCGGGTGGACCCCCAGACCCTTGAACTTCCTAAGCCCTTGGCCCTCCCCGGCGatccccctgctgaccccacGGATGTCCTGGTGTACCTCGCTGACCACTTGGCCGAACAGCTGACCCTGCTAGATGCGGTGAGACCCTGACCTCTGACCCCATGACCCCTGCCCCCCTACTAACCTGTCCCTAACTCCACATCCTTACCTGGCTTCCAGTCCTTCCTGGTCCagctcccagcctcctctgtccacccaGTTTTGACCTTTCCCCATTTCCCCTTGATTGTTGCCCTTCAAACCCTATGCCCCTCTGGTTCCTTGGCCACATGAGATCCTCACACCCCTGACATTGGAAGGCTGACCTCACTTGACTATGAACTTTAACCTCTTACCTCTGCCCTGCAGGAGCTGTTTCTCAATCTGGTCCCCTCTCAGTGCCTGGGGggcctgtggggtcacagagacaggCCAGGACATTCTCACCTGTGCCCATCTGTCCGGGCGACTGTCACACAGTTCAACAAAGTGGCAGGGGCAGTGGTCAGCTCTGTCCTGGGGGCTACCTCAACTGGAGAAGGGCTTGGAGAGGTGACCGTACGGCCACTTCGTCCTCCCCAGAGGGCCCGGCTCTTGGAGAAGTGGATCCGCGTGGCAGAGGTACGAGAGAGGCTTGGCTCTGTTGGGGATCAAGGTGTGGAAAGAGGTCCGTCCGAAAGCTGTGATCTCTatctgtgaccccacaggagTGCCGTCTGCTCCGAAATTTCTCTTCAGTGTATGCTGTGGTATCAGCCCTGCAATCCAGCCCCATCCACAGGCTTCGGGCAGCCTGGGGGGAAGCAACCAGGTGGGGAGGACAGGGCCCTggaggggagtcagggctcgGAGTCGGGAGCTGAGCTAGGCCCCTCCTCAAGGCCgctgccccccaccctccagggacagcctcagagtcttctccagcctctGCCAGATTTTCTCTGAGGAGGATAACTATTCCCAGAGCCGGGAGCTCCTCCTGCAGGTGAGGCCCCATTCCCTGGCATTCCTGccatctccctccacccccatcccccatgtCACCTTGTTCTGTCACCGTCAGGAGGTGAAGCTGCAGTCCTCTTTGGAGCCAAATTCCAAGAAGTCCCCGAGGTCTGCCTCCCGGGGTGGGGTGAGTGACCACTGGGGGTGGAAGCGCTAGGGTTGGGAAGGGGGCACAGCAGGGGGAGGAGAATTAAACTTGTTCTGGGGCAATGGGTTAGGAAAGTGCAGAGGGAGGGGGATCCCTGGGATTAGTGGCAGGGGTGACTGACTCTCTGACTTCTGACCTCAGGGTGTGGTCCCATACCTTGGCACCTTCTTAAAAGACCTCGTAATGTTGGACGCAGCCTCTAAGGATGAGCTGGAGgtcagtagtgtgtgtgtgtgtgtgtgcgcgcgcattaTGGTGATGGAATGAAAAGACCTCAGGGTCAGACAGGCCACCTCTTTCCAGAGGGGGCTGCAAGGCAGAAGCAGTAAGGGCCAGGACTCTGTTATTTTGGCAAATCTGCTTAACCTTCTTGTGCCTCAGTGATCTGTAAGTGGGAGACTAGTGACAGTATCTACATCAAGTCTTTCTTATGAGGgttgaatgaattaatgtgtGGCGAGTGCTCAGAGCACGCCTGAGGTGCAAGCATATGTACACAACGTTTGATAAATAAACCAAAGCTGggatcttgggcaagttccttTTCTGATCTCTAGTTTTCTTCTCCGTAAATTGGCCACAGTTTCTACCTGTGATGTTCAATATAAAGGGCAAGGTAGTGGGCTGAGGGTGTGATGGGTAAGAGGGGGGAGGAGCAGGGGGCCAGAGGAGTCACAGAGGCCAGTGTGGGAAAAGGGGATATGCTCTCTGTGGCAGGGTTGggaccctcaccccacccccttccccttgcAGAATGGATACATCAATTTTGACAAGCGGAGGAAGGTGAGGAGAGTGCTTGGCCATATG of the Bubalus kerabau isolate K-KA32 ecotype Philippines breed swamp buffalo chromosome 3, PCC_UOA_SB_1v2, whole genome shotgun sequence genome contains:
- the TAPBP gene encoding tapasin produces the protein MKRLSLLLAVALGLATAVSARPAVIECWFVEDAGGGKLAKKPAALLLRQGAESPPPRPDLAPERYLKVHDPAGALQAAFRQYPRDAPAPRCEMSLYVPLPASAKWLSGLTPEQSCPRALDGTWLMVSMSSPYLSLSSLLRPQSEPQPEPALITMATAVLTVFTHTPTPRIPMGQDALLDLSFAYVPLTPKAPSLAPGPPPFGLEWRRQHLGKGHLLLAVTPGLNGQVPAAQEGAVAFAAWDDDEPWGPWTGNGTFWLPAVRPSQEGTYLATVHLPYLQGQITLELAVQKPPKVALKPEPLVWAAPGEAPPELLCLVSHFYPSHGLEVEWELRGGPEGRFQKAEGQRWLSALRHHSDGSLSLSAHLQPPPVTSEQHGARYACRVHHPSLSTLGRSAEVTLQVAGLSGPSLEDGIGLFLSAFLLLGLLKALGWAAAYLTTQNSMEKKTE
- the RGL2 gene encoding ral guanine nucleotide dissociation stimulator-like 2 isoform X1, whose amino-acid sequence is MLPRPLRLLWDTSPPGGVVLSSFRSRDPEEGGGPSGRGGGGGQEEEDDDDDDEAPVSVWEEEEDGATFTVTSRQYQPLDSLAPRPPLRSSRKLRAGTLEALVRHLLDARTSGADMTFTAAFLATHRAFTSTPALLGLMVDRLEALESHPADELERTKGVAISVLSTWLASHPEDFGSEVKGQLDRLESFFLRTGYAAGEGIVGGGADLIRNLRSRVDPQTLELPKPLALPGDPPADPTDVLVYLADHLAEQLTLLDAELFLNLVPSQCLGGLWGHRDRPGHSHLCPSVRATVTQFNKVAGAVVSSVLGATSTGEGLGEVTVRPLRPPQRARLLEKWIRVAEECRLLRNFSSVYAVVSALQSSPIHRLRAAWGEATRDSLRVFSSLCQIFSEEDNYSQSRELLLQEVKLQSSLEPNSKKSPRSASRGGGVVPYLGTFLKDLVMLDAASKDELENGYINFDKRRKEFAVLSELRRLQNECRGYDLRPDPDIQRWLQGLRPLTEAQSHRVSCEVETPGSGDPPAPRVLRPTLVISQWTEVLGSVGGPTPLVSWDRPSVGAEEVPGTPAPLLTRLAQHMKWPSVSSLDSALESTPALQSPADPSHLSPPTSSPRPSRGHRRSASCGSPLSGGAEGASKGPGCGGGAPGPGTSDCRIIRVQMELGEDGSVYKSILVTSQDKAPSVISRVLKKNNRDSAVASEYELVQLLPGERELTIPTSANVFYAMDGASHDFLLRQRRRRPSSATVGLASGPSASGTPPSEGGGGSFPRIKATGRKIARALF
- the RGL2 gene encoding ral guanine nucleotide dissociation stimulator-like 2 isoform X2; translated protein: MLPRPLRLLWDTSPPGGVVLSSFRSRDPEEGGGPSGRGGGGGQEEEDDDDDDEAPVSVWEEEEDGATFTVTSRQYQPLDSLAPRPPLRSSRKLRAGTLEALVRHLLDARTSGADMTFTAAFLATHRAFTSTPALLGLMVDRLEALESHPADELERTKGVAISVLSTWLASHPEDFGSEVKGQLDRLESFFLRTGYAAGEGIVGGGADLIRNLRSRVDPQTLELPKPLALPGDPPADPTDVLVYLADHLAEQLTLLDAELFLNLVPSQCLGGLWGHRDRPGHSHLCPSVRATVTQFNKVAGAVVSSVLGATSTGEGLGEVTVRPLRPPQRARLLEKWIRVAEECRLLRNFSSVYAVVSALQSSPIHRLRAAWGEATRDSLRVFSSLCQIFSEEDNYSQSRELLLQEVKLQSSLEPNSKKSPRSASRGGGVVPYLGTFLKDLVMLDAASKDELENGYINFDKRRKEFAVLSELRRLQNECRGYDLRPDPDIQRWLQGLRPLTEAQRVLGSVGGPTPLVSWDRPSVGAEEVPGTPAPLLTRLAQHMKWPSVSSLDSALESTPALQSPADPSHLSPPTSSPRPSRGHRRSASCGSPLSGGAEGASKGPGCGGGAPGPGTSDCRIIRVQMELGEDGSVYKSILVTSQDKAPSVISRVLKKNNRDSAVASEYELVQLLPGERELTIPTSANVFYAMDGASHDFLLRQRRRRPSSATVGLASGPSASGTPPSEGGGGSFPRIKATGRKIARALF